The Ramlibacter sp. PS4R-6 nucleotide sequence CCAGCCAGAAGCCGACGCCGAAGACCATCACCGTCGTGACGGCCTTGAAGGTGCGGGAGAAAGCAGGGCCCTCGATCGAGGGCCCCGCGGAAGGCGTGAACTGGAACGGCTCGAGCACTACTTCTTCGGGGCGAAGAGCTCGTCGAGCTTCTTCTGCTCGTCGTCGGCGGCCTTCTGGTCGGCGGCAGGGTTGGGCATGGCTTCGGCGCCGCTCGCGCCCGGCAGCGCCGGCACCGCGGGCTGCGACTCGGCCGGCATCTCGATCTTCACCTTGTCGATGTCGATCTTCTGCTCCTTGTCGAGGAACACCGTGACCGTCTGCGGGAAGAAGATGACGATGAACACCAGGATCACCTGCATCAGCACCCACGGGATCGAGCCCATGTAGATGTCGGTGGACTGCACCGGCTTTTCGATGCGCTTTTCCTTGAACAGCGTGTCGGCGATGCCGCGCAGGTAGAACAGCGCGAAGCCGAACGGCGGGTGCATGAAGGACGTCTGCATGTTCACGCACAACAGCACGCCGAACCACACCAGGTCGATGCCCATCTTGTCGGCCACGGGGCCGAGCATGGGCAGGATGATGAAGGCGATCTCGAAGAAGTCGAGGAAGAACGCCAGGAAGAAGATGAAGATGTTGACGACGATGAGGAAACCCACCTGGCCGCCGGGCAGGTTCGTCAGCAGGTGCTCCACCCAGCGCGCGCCGTCCACGCCCTGGAACACCATCGAGAACACGCGCGAGCCGAACAGGATGAACACCACCATCGCGGTGAGGCGCATGGTGCCCAGCATGGCCTGCCAGCACAGGTCCCACGTCAGGCGGCGGTGGATGGCCGCGAGGATCAGCGCGCCCACGCAACCCATCGCGCCGGCTTCGGTCGGCGTGGCGATGGCGGTCGACTGGAAGGGCAGGCCGCCCATGGAGCCCAGCACCGCGAAGATCAGGATGGCCGACGGGATGATGCCGCGCAGGCACTTCATCCACAGCTGGAAGCCCGTCATCGTGCGCGCTTCCCTGGGGATGCCCGGCACGTGGTCCGGCTTGATCATGCCCAGCGCGAAGGTGTAGGCCGCGAAGATCAGCACCTGCAGGATTGACGGGCCCCATGCGCCCTTGTACATGTCGCCGACGGAACGACCGAGCTGGTCGGCCATCACCACCAGCACCAGCGACGGCGGCACCAGCTGCGTGATGGTGCCCGAGGCGGCCAGCACGCCCGTGGTGTAGCGCATGTTGTAGCCGTAGCGGATCATCACCGGCATCGAGATGAGCGCCATGGCGATCACCTGGCCGGCCACCGTGCCCGTCACGGCGCCGAGGATGAAGCCGACGATGATCACCGAGTAGCCGAGGCCGCCGCGCACCGTGCCGAACAGCTGGCCCATGGAGTCGAGCATGTCCTCGGCCAGGCCGCACTTCTCGAGGATGGCCCCCATGAACGTGAAGAACGGGATGGCGAGCAGCAGGTCGTTGGAGAGGATGCCGAAGATGTTGAGCGGCAGGTTCTCCATGAACGCCGCCGGGAACCAGCCCTGCTCGATGGCGAAGAGGCCGCTCACCAGGCCCAGCGCCGCCAGCGAGAACGCCACCGGGAACCCGATGAGCATGATGAACACCAGGCCGGCGAACATCACCGGTGCAAAGGATTGCATTTGCATGATTGAGTCCCGCGGATCTTTGTTGTGTTGTTCTTCGGTGCCGCCTTACTGCAGCGGGCGCTCGTAGTGCGTGTCCATCTCGTAGATGTGCATCAGGTAGGCGAAGCGCTTGACGATCTCCGACAGGCCCTGCAGCACCATCAGGCCGAAGCCGATGGGCAGCATCGCCATCGCGGGCCAGCGGATCAGGCCGCCGGCGTTGTTGGACATCTCGTGCGTGACGTACATCTTCACCAGCAGCGGCCAGGACAGGTACGCGAGCAGCGCCATGACCGGCAGCAGGAAGAAGATGAGGCCGAACAGGTCGACGTACACCGGCGCGTTGCCCTTCAGGCGGCCGTAGATCAGGTCGACGCGCACGTGCTCATTGAGCTTGAGCACGATGGGCGCGCCGAGCATCACGATGCCGGCGAACAGGTACCACTGGATCTCGAGCCAGCCGTTGGAGCTGATGTCGAGCACGTAGCGCACGAACGCGTTGCCGGCGGAGATGAGCGCGGTGAGCAGCACGGCAACCGACGCGATGTAGCCGAGGCGCTCGCTGATCCAGTCCACGGCCAGGGAGATCTTGAGGAGGGCTCTCACGGCTATCTTCTCCGTACGATGTTGTTTAATGAGAATGCGGTAGGCCCTTTAGGGGCGTAACCGTAAATACTACGCCGCTGCCGCTGAAAAAAGCCTGACTAGCGATTTTCGGGTTTACCCCGAGAATTCTTCGACCCCATGCCAACAGCCGAAGCGACTTCCCTGGGCGCGAATGATATGCGCCGCGCGGGGCGGGAGCGCCTATCGCTCGCCCTGATGGATGCGCGCAACCACACGCTGCAGCTGCTGCCGCTCTTCGAGGGTGCGCAGGTGCCTTGCGCCGAAGACACGGAGCTGCCGCTGTGGGTTGCGGGCCACATCGCGTGGCTCGCCGAATACTGGATCGGCCGCAACCCGCAGCGCATGCTGGGCGCAGCCTGCCCGGGCGAGGCGGTGCGGCTCGCGTCGATCGAGCCGAATGCGGATGCGTGGTTCAACCCCGCGCTCGTCGCGCACGACGTGCGCTGGCAGCTGGAGCTGCCGGCCGTGGACAACGTGCGCGCGTTCCTGCTGGAAACGCTGGAGAGCACGCTCGAACTGCTGGACAAGACGCCGGACGAGGACACGGCGCTGCACTTCTTCCGCATGGCGCTGTTCCACGAGGAATTGCGGCGCGAACAGTTGATGGTGCTGGCGCAGACGGTCGGTGTCGCGCTGCCCATCGACTTGCCGATGGGCATGCAGGCGCGAGACGCCATCCTCGTGCCGGCCGCTGCATGGGTGCTGGGCGCGGAGCCCAGCGGCTTCGTGTTCGACGTGGAGAAGTGGGCCCACGAGGTGCAGGTGCCCGAGTTCGAGATCGACGCGCAGCCGGTGAACTGGTCGCAGTACATCGAGTTCGTCGACGAAGGTGGCTACGACCGCCAGGAGTTCTGGCAGCCCGAAGGCTGGTCGTGGCTGCAGAAGCAGGCCGCCGCTGAAGGCCGGCGCGGGCCGAGGCACGTGGAGCAGATCGGCACCGCGGGCGGTGCGGTGCGGCAGATGCTGTTCGGCAAGCCCACGCGCATGTCGGGCAGCCAGTGCGCGATGCACGTGAGCTGGTGGGAGGCCGACGCCTACGCGCGCTGGTCGCAGCGCAGGCTGCCGACGGAGGTGGAGTGGGAGATGGCCGCGCACGCCGCGCACCGCCAGGGCTTCCGCTGGGGCGAGGTGCGCGAGTGGACGGCCGGCACGTTGCGGCCGTGGCCGGGCTTCGCTGCCGATGCGTGGACGCGCCACACGGACTTCGAGGCCGAGCCAAATTTCGGCGTGGCGCGCGTGCAGCGCGGCGCGTCGTTCGCCACGCCGCCGCGCCTGCACGATGCGAGGATGCGCCGCTTCGCGCTGCCGCACCGCGACGACGCCTTCGTCGGCTTCAGGACTTGTTCGTTCTGAACGCGGGTTAGCATCCCGCCACATGGAAACGTTCGGCGGGAGCCTCGGCAAGGCATGGGAACTGCTGCTGCGTGGTGACGCGGGCCTGGTCGAGATCGTGCTGCGCTCGCTGGCGGTCAGCGCCATCGCTTGCGCCATCGGGTGCGCCCTGGGACTGGCCGCGGGCGCGTGGCTCGGCGTCGCGCGCTTTCGCGGGCGCAGCGCCGTGCTCACGGTGTTGAACACGCTGCTGGCCCTGCCTTCGGTCGTCGTCGGCCTGGTGGTCTACCTGCTGCTGTCCCGCTCGGGGCCCCTGGGCTTCCTGGGCTGGCTGTTCTCGTTCAAGGCGATGGTGGTGGCGCAGGCCATCCTCGTGGTGCCTGTCGCCG carries:
- a CDS encoding TRAP transporter large permease, producing MQMQSFAPVMFAGLVFIMLIGFPVAFSLAALGLVSGLFAIEQGWFPAAFMENLPLNIFGILSNDLLLAIPFFTFMGAILEKCGLAEDMLDSMGQLFGTVRGGLGYSVIIVGFILGAVTGTVAGQVIAMALISMPVMIRYGYNMRYTTGVLAASGTITQLVPPSLVLVVMADQLGRSVGDMYKGAWGPSILQVLIFAAYTFALGMIKPDHVPGIPREARTMTGFQLWMKCLRGIIPSAILIFAVLGSMGGLPFQSTAIATPTEAGAMGCVGALILAAIHRRLTWDLCWQAMLGTMRLTAMVVFILFGSRVFSMVFQGVDGARWVEHLLTNLPGGQVGFLIVVNIFIFFLAFFLDFFEIAFIILPMLGPVADKMGIDLVWFGVLLCVNMQTSFMHPPFGFALFYLRGIADTLFKEKRIEKPVQSTDIYMGSIPWVLMQVILVFIVIFFPQTVTVFLDKEQKIDIDKVKIEMPAESQPAVPALPGASGAEAMPNPAADQKAADDEQKKLDELFAPKK
- a CDS encoding SUMF1/EgtB/PvdO family nonheme iron enzyme encodes the protein MDARNHTLQLLPLFEGAQVPCAEDTELPLWVAGHIAWLAEYWIGRNPQRMLGAACPGEAVRLASIEPNADAWFNPALVAHDVRWQLELPAVDNVRAFLLETLESTLELLDKTPDEDTALHFFRMALFHEELRREQLMVLAQTVGVALPIDLPMGMQARDAILVPAAAWVLGAEPSGFVFDVEKWAHEVQVPEFEIDAQPVNWSQYIEFVDEGGYDRQEFWQPEGWSWLQKQAAAEGRRGPRHVEQIGTAGGAVRQMLFGKPTRMSGSQCAMHVSWWEADAYARWSQRRLPTEVEWEMAAHAAHRQGFRWGEVREWTAGTLRPWPGFAADAWTRHTDFEAEPNFGVARVQRGASFATPPRLHDARMRRFALPHRDDAFVGFRTCSF
- a CDS encoding TRAP transporter small permease subunit; amino-acid sequence: MRALLKISLAVDWISERLGYIASVAVLLTALISAGNAFVRYVLDISSNGWLEIQWYLFAGIVMLGAPIVLKLNEHVRVDLIYGRLKGNAPVYVDLFGLIFFLLPVMALLAYLSWPLLVKMYVTHEMSNNAGGLIRWPAMAMLPIGFGLMVLQGLSEIVKRFAYLMHIYEMDTHYERPLQ